Below is a genomic region from Persicimonas caeni.
ATCCCGCTCCACAGGCAAGAACTCACAATCACTGATCCCCGTTTGGGTCACTTCGTTTTGCACACGACTGGCTGGCCCACATGTGCGAAATCTCGGATCGTTGCTCAAGTCGTTCAAGGTCAGAGCGAAATCCGCGCGCACCGGGCCGACGGGCGTGAGCCAAAAGAATCCGCCGCCCGCAGAGGTGATCAAGGTCGAGGTCAAGTCGCCGAAGTCGGTGGTCTGCGTGCCCAACGCATCGCTGGCCGGGGTCGAATAGAAGAGCTGATCGTTGACGACGGTGGCGACGTCGTAGAACACCACACCCCACAGGGGGCCGATGTCGGCCAGGTTCTTGAACAGGCGAAACCGCGGCTCGAGGGATGCTTCTAGCAGCGTCAGTCCGCCGATGGGGATCACCTCGACCGTTTCGATGTCTCGCGGTCGCGACGGGTCGAAAGCGCCGACGCGAAACAACGACAGGTTGTTGCGCCCCAATCCTCGTAGGCTGTTGGCTCCACCGGCGTACAGTCGGTTTTCGATCGGCACCGGCTCGACACGATCGGTGTCCTCGGCCTCACCCTCGACGGGCTCACGATTGTAGATCGCTCCCACCCGAAACCGCCCCGCCAGTACCCATCTCGTAAACAGGTCGAAGGGGACATAGCCCTCGTTGCCCCACTGGACTTTCACAAATTTGAAGTCGCCGCCGAGCAAGTAGGAGCCGGCGTTCTGGATCGACAAGGCGGTGAAATAGCCTGCCTGCGGGTTGATCGGGCTGTCACGCAGATCGAGCGCGATACGCGGCTCGAGCCACTCGAGGAAGTACTCATCCTCGAAGTCCACCCCCAACTGCGGGGCGGTCAGCAGGGCGCTGCCGACGTTGGAGTACTTGTAGTAGGCGAGGTGGTAGTTCAGCCCGATGGTCAAGTCGTCGAAGAATCGTCGCTCGATCCCCAACGTGCCTTGTGGATTCCATACCGTGTAGCCGACCTCGATGGCGCGGCGGAGCCGCGCGGTTGCCCGCAGCGTGGTCTTCGGCTCGAGGAATTGCGGTTGGCGAAACTCGAGGCGGCTGTCGACGAAGATGCCCTCGTTGTCCGCCTCGGACTGACGGCCACCAAAGAGCAGCGGTCCGGCCGCGGTGGTCACATCACCTGTATTCGAGGCCCACGCATAGCCGAGGCTGTTGAAGTGCTCGAGTCGTCGCAGCCCGCCCAAGAAGTTGCGGCTCGACCAGTTGGCCTGGCCCTGAACGGCAGCGCGATTTGTCTCGATGGACACGCCGGCGCCGAGTTCGACGTTCCACATGCGAGCCTCTTTGAGGCGAATGATGATCGGGACGCTTTGTTCGAGCGCCACACGCGACTCGGCTTGCTCTTGAGCCGACGCCAGGACATCGGAGATGCCCAGTGGGCCGGGCACCTCGGCCTCGGCCTCCTGAATCTCCTCGATATCCTCTTCGACCTCGGGACCGACCTGTTCGAGGGGTTCTTCGACTTGCTGTGGACCCTCACGCGTGTCGTCGGGAATATCGGGGTAGACCTTCTCCGGCGGCTCCTCGTCTTCATCCTCGCCGAGCACGTCGAGCCCTTCGAGCTCTTCGCGGGTCACGCCCGCCTGCTCGAGCACCTCACCAGATGCCTGGTGGGCTGGCAGCACACTGACCAGGCTGAAGACCCCCATGTCGTAGATGTCTTGCTGGGCGTCTTCGAGTTGTTCGCCTGAATAGGCTTCACCCGGCTCGATTTCGATGGTGTTGCGCACGTATTCGGCGTCAATCTCATCGTTGCCGATGATGTAGATCTTGCCGAACTTCGCGCGCGGGCCCGGGTCGAGAAAGTAGAAGACCTGAGCTTCGTTGGTCTGAGGGTTGACCACGGCTCGGCCGCTGATCTCGGCGTAGGCATAACTGCGCTGGCGCAGGCGGTCGACGAGCTCTTTGCGAGTCGTCAGGTACGTCTCCTGGGTGAATACGTCGCCTTCATCGAGCGGCAATGACTTCAAGACCTGCTTTCGCGCCTTCACGTTCAACGGCTCGAGCCCCTCGATCTCGAGATCCTTGACGCGCGTGGGCTGACCTTCGGCAATCCGGATGCTGATACGCACAGCCCCCTTCTCGCGCGATTCGATAATATTCTCGCTGACGATGCGGGCGTTGAAGTAGCCGCGCATCTTATAGAACGTGCGGATGCGCTCGAGGTCGCGGCGCCATTGAATGCGGTTGAAGTACTGGGGCTCGGCCCCCAAAAGCGGCATCCACGAGATGGAAGTACGCCAGCCCGCGTCCTCCTGAGTCGCCAGGCCGTCTTTGATCGTGTCTGCGTCGAATTGCTCGGTGCCGGTGATCTCGAACGAGGCCACCCGCAGCTGAGTTCGTCCGGGGACGACCATGTCGCGCTTTGCCGCTTCGTCTCCCGCGCAACTCGTCACAAGGAGCAGCGCGCACGCAGCTAGCAGCAACCGCCTGAGCAGCGGTCGATACGGTTTGGGACCGGTTGTCACCATTAACGAAATCAATTGGTCAGTCGTGAATTGGCCGCGTCGCCCATCTATTTATCATCATCAAGAGGCAACGCTACGGCGAACCATCATGGTGGAGCCTAAGCACGATATGTCAAAAGTTCACCGACGTCACTTGTGGCTAGCAGGCGTCAAACGTATACAAAAAGGCCACCAACGTCACAGTTTCTTGTGCCGCCTCGATGGGCTATAACAGATGAAGAAGTAGACGTGATAGTGGAACTATTGCTGGAGAAACTGTGGATACTTTAAGCGCTCGTCTCATGGCCCCCTTGCGTTATCTGGCTGCACTTGTCTTGATGGTGGTGGTACTCGCCTCAGCGGCTCCGGCGTATGCCGATGGGCCGATGGGTCGGCAATTTGGACTCGGCTTGGCGTTGGGCAACCCGACGAGCTTCACCGGCAAATACCACCTGGGAGCCAAGCAAGCCTTGGATTTTCACGTGGGTGTCTTTCATGCTTATGGGCGAACCCGTTTCGACGACTCGCTCTTCTTAGGTGGTGATTACCTGTTCGAGGTGTGGAATTTTGTGGAGAACGGCACGGTCAGCGTTCCGTTCTATGCCGGACCCGGCGCGGCGCTCATCTTCGACGTCGATGACGACTATCGCTGCTACGACGAGGGACGCTGGCGCGACTGTGGGGACTACGATTTCGGTCTCGGCCCGCGCATGCCTATCGGGATCGGGGTGGAATTCCAGAAGGCGCCTTTCGAGCTCTTTTTGGAGTTGACCCCGACGATGTTGATCGTATTCCACGACCGATACCACGATGACGACGTCAGTATCGACTTGGATATCCCCAACTTCGCCCTGATCGGTCGGTTTTATTTCTAGGAACTCATGGACGGCGGCGACGACAATCCGAAGGAGCCGCGCTCTCGGACGCACCTGCGCGAGTTGGCGCAGGCGCGTGACTTTCTGACCAAAGTCATCGAGGCGAGCCCCGACGCGATCGTCGCCGCCGAGTGCACCGGCGACATCGTCCTGTTCAACGGCGCGGCCGAAGCCATTTTGGGCTGGAGCGCCGACGAAGCGGTCGGCATGCACGTTCGCAACCTCTACCCGCCGGGCGACGCCGAACGCATCATGGAGATGCTTCGCTCGCAGGAGCACGGCGGGCCCGGGCGCCTCGTGTCGCGTCGCGAGGTCGTCTGCAGCAAAGACGGCCGACAGATCCCCGTCGAGATTTCGGCGGGGATTGTCTATGAGGACGGGCGAGAGAAGGCCACCGTCGGCATCTTTACCGATCTGCGACAGCGCCTGGCGATGGAGGAGCGGCTCGAGGAGGCGACCGCCAGCCTCGAGCGTACCCGTCGCAAGGCGCTCTTGGCCGAGTTGGCCGGCGCGGCAGCTCACGAGCTCAACCAACCCTTGACCAGCTTGCTTGGCTACGCCGAGTTCGTCGCGGAGCGTCTCGCCGAAGACTCGACGCTGCAGCGGCCCGTCCAGATCATCATGCGCGAGGGGCAACGGATCGCCGAAATCGTGCGCAAGATCGGTCGAATCACCAGTTACCGCACCAAAGAGTATGTCGCCGGGGCCAAGATCGTCGACCTCGACGCTTCGCTGTTCGACAGCGATCCTGACTTCGACCCCTCCCTCTGGCTCGACTCCGAGCAAGGGGAGAGCGAAGAACCCTAATTTTCCGTCCGAGGATAACTCAACGAGAAGATGCCTACTGCCACACCCAAATCGGCTCCAGCGGACTCGACAAAGAAGAGCGCGCTGCAGACCGCCGTCGCAGTGATGATGCCTGCCCTCGATCAGGTGGCCGCCATCGTCGTGGTCCACGACGAACAAGGGTTTGTCGTGGCATGTAATCGTGCCTTCGAGCAACATACGGGTCTATCGACAGCGCAACTCGCCGGAGAGCGCCTCGAGGCGATCGGCGAGTTTTCATGCGACGAGCAAAGCCCGGGCGTTCTCGATGCGGTCCTCTTCGACGCGGACGGAGGCGAGGCCCTGGCTTTGAAACTTCGCGAGTGTTCCCTGGGGTTGGAAGCGGGGACCGCGCTCGTCGGGCATCCCGAACAGGCGTCTTTGAGCGAGCTTGAAGATCGTCTGGCTCAGGCTCAACGCTTGATGGACCTCGGACAACTCGCCACCGGAGTCGCTCACGAGCTCAAGAATCCGTTGACCAGCATTCTCAACTACGCTGACTACCTGCTCGACAAGTACCGCGGCCAGTTTTTCGAGAAGCGAGACGGTGAGCGCCTGCAGCGCATCGTCGACGGCGTCGAGCGGATGGATCGGTTCGTGCGCGACTTACTCCAACTGGCGCGTACCGACGAGACGCTGTCCTACGAGAGTGTCTCGGTCCACGAAGCTGTGCACAGTGCGGTGGGGCTCTGTGCGATCACCTTGGACTCGGCCACCATCAGCGTGACGAGCCGGCTCGAAGCCCCAGAGGCGCGTGTCTGCGGGGTGCGAAGTCAGCTCGAACAGGTATTCGTCAATCTGATTACCAACGGAGCCGACGCCATGCCTGCCGGCGGTGGCTCCATCGAAGTCGCTGTCGAAGCGTGCGATGGCACGGTGGTTTGCCGGATCACCGACGACGGGGAGGGGATGTCCGAGTCGACGCGCGAGCGTATCTTCGAGCCATTCTTCACCACCCGTGCGGAGTCTGACGGGACCGGTCTCGGGTTGGCGCTGGTCCGCACGATCGTCGACCGTCACGGCGGCGAGATTTGTGTCGAGTCGACGCCGGGGCAGGGCACCTCGTTCATCGTTACCTTACCACTGGCGGACTGAGGAGTTCTCTGTGATCGGTTGGTTGACAGCAGCAGTCATCATCTTGTTGGCGGCGCTCATCCTATGGGGGCTGCCGCGATTGGCCGCCGGCCGCAAGGTCGCCGCCCAAAGCGGGGAGCTGACCGAGGCGCTGGTCGTGCTCTCTCGAAGCCTCGGCTTGGAGCGCTGCGATCGACGCACCGTCTTTGGTGACATCGTCCATCGGCTCCGCGGGGAGTTCAACCGCCTGCGCGTCGACATGGAAGTGCAGGTGGGTCGAAGCTGTAGCTTCACCCGCATCACCATCGACTTTCCCCAGCCGCTCGACCAAGAATTGACCATCTTGAGCGACCGAAAGCCGGCGGTGCGAAACTGGCTGCTACGTCAAAAAGAGGTCGAGCTGGGCGTCGAGGAGTTCGACCGCGACTTTATCCTGCTCGCCCGTCACGAGCGGCGCCTGGAGGCAATTCTGTCGCCGGCGATCCGATTCCAGCTTCGACGGCTGATGGACAAGGTCGACAAACTCGAGGTCGGAGACCATGCGTTGCACGTGATGGTACTCGAGATGACCGAGCCAGACGCTGTCTCGGCTCTGCTCAAAAAGGCGCTGGAGACCGCCGAGCGTATTTACTCCACGGCCGTTCAGCTGGGCCCTTCGCCGTCGAAGGTCGAAGCGAGCGTCTATTCGCAGGCAGCTGCAGACATCTACAGCCGTGAAGAGGAGCCTGTCTCCGGTGAACCCTCGAGCTCCTCGTCGTCGACCGCCTCAGGCGAGACTTCATCGGGCTCCCGATCGCCCGCTTGATCGGCGTCCTCGGGGTCGTCCGCTTCCTGTGAGGTGACGGCTGCTTGTTTCGTCACTGCTTGCTTCGTCACTGATACGGCCGCCGCGCGCAGTACGCGATCTTCGTGGACGTAGCCGGGCCGGAAGCATTCGGCGACGCTGCCGGCCTCAAAGTCCTCGGTCTCCACGATGGTGACGGCTTCATGAACATTGGGGTCGAATGCGTCCCCGGGGCAGGGGCTCACAACTGCGATGCCGTGTTTTCCGAGCACGGACACGAGCTCCCGGTCGACCATCTCGAGGCCTTCACGCAGCGCGTCGATGTCAGCGGACTCACCCGATTCGGCGAGCGCTTGACCGAGCGCATCGAGGGCGGGCAGCAGATCGGCGGCAAAATCGAGGTGGCCGCGCGCTTCCACGTCGCTAAATTTTCGGCGCATGCGCTCCACGCGCTTTTCGTGCTCCGAGCGCAGTTGGCCGAGTTTTTGCTGACTCTGAGCCTGCAGGTCGGTCTGACGCCGGCGCGCCGTGACGGCGTACCAGGTGAATCCTGCGATGCCGATGGCGATGATTGCGAGCAATACTTCGATCAAGAAATCCTCCGCGGAGGCAGGTCGATGGACGGCGGTGTTTGTAGCTCAAAAAGAGCTGGCATAAAACTCTTGTTGACCTTGTTGACAGCGGTTGAGGGGCGTGCTAGATAATTCCGCCCACGGCGGCGTAGCCAAGTGGTAAGGCAAGGGCCTGCAAAGCCTTGATTCACCGGTTCGAATCCGGTCGCCGCCTCTAATATAAGCAAGTCGGAATGCGTGGTGTCGTCGACGGCATCACGCATTCTTTTTTCTTGCGAAATTCTTTGTGATCCGTCCCTGACGTAATCATTGACCCCGGGGGCGTTCGCATCTATCGTATTCTCGGCTCGCAGTTTGTCTTTACGTAAGCAGTGCAGGAGGCCAGAGCATGGAGCCGACGCGCAAGGTGATGATACTCGACGACAACATCCTCGATGTGATGGAGGTCGAGGAGTACCTTGAAGAAGGGGGATATCAAGTCGTCAAGCTGTCTTCGCCGAATGGCGTGCTGTCGAAGATCGACTACGAGCAGCCCGAGATTCTTCTGCTCGATATGCAGATGCCCCGTCTCAACATGGAAGAGCTGCTCGAAGAACTTCGCGGCTCGGTCGAGTACGAAGATTTGGTCATCGTGCTCTTCAGTGACATGGAAGCCGAGACGATGCAGCAGTACTGCATCAACAACGACATCAACGGATATTTCTGTAAGTCGATGGACGTCACCCAGATCGCTGACTTCCTCGACAACTTTTACGAGATCTGAGCCGACGCCCGGGGGCAGGCCGCCACAGCGTGGTCTGGCCGCCGAGAGCCCTCTCCACTCGCCTGCTCGGGGCTGATCGTTGCCCCGAACCGAACACTTCGCGCGGGGAGCGCTACCTACTACTCGCGTCGCGCAAAGCTCCCAACAGGGTACTTTCCATGACCGATTCTGGTGCGCAGTCCGATCAAGCCGAAAAATCAACCCAATCAGACAACGGCGCCGCCGAGAGCCCCTCGCAAGGGTCGGCCACGGTGTGGATTTTGGTCGATCGCTCGGCCTACCAGGCCGCGTTCGAAACGGTCGCCGAACACCTGCGCGATGCGGGCTGCGACGCTCAGATCGTCACGATCACCGAGGTGATCGGCTCGGTCGCCCGCGAAGCACTCGCCGGCGGCGCCGAGCGTCTGCTGCGCGGACTGAAGGTGGCCTTCCAGGGCCGCACCACCGAAGAGGACTTGCTCGGCGCGGTGCGCCGCGCGCGCCCGGACGTCATCGCGGTGACCAACCCGCGCTACGGTCGTGCGCTGAGCTTTCTCGAGTCGCTCTCGGGCATTCGCACGTTGCAGGTAGGCATTCTGCCCGATTTCAACCTGTCGACCGACTGGATCAATAGCTCCCTTCAGGCGTTCATCGTGCCGACCGACGAGCACCGCGAGCGTCTCGTCTCGAGTGGCTTTCTCGGTGACCGTGTGTTGGTCGCCGCCCCTGCCATCCAGGCCGGCTTCGCCCGCGAGGTCGAGCGCGACGAGACACGTGGCCAGTTCGGCTTCGACAAAGAAAAGGTCGTGCTCGTGAGCGCGCCCGGGTTCTCGCCGCATATCCTCGAGAAGATGGTCTTCCAGGCCACGCTCGTCGAGGCGGACGCGCGCTTCGTCTTCCATCACGAAGGTGACAGCGCTTGCGCCGCGGCGCTCCGGCGTGCTGCCGACCAATATGGGCTACGCGCGGCGATGTTCGGCAAAGTCCCCGACCTCGAACGTTTCGTGGCCGCCAGTGATCTCGTGGTCGCGCCCACGACGGAGCCCCTCTTGGCCGAGGTCCTCGCGCAGGGCCGGCCGCTGTTGCTCGTCGGCGCTGAAGAGCAGGGCGCTGCGCAGGCCGAGTTTCTCGGCGAGCGCGGCGCGGCGCATCATGTGGTCGACGTACTGCGGCTCGGCAGCGAGATCGAGCGCATGCTCGACGACGAAGAGCTCGCCAAGGCGACCGAGGCAGCCGAGGAGCTCGGGGCCATGGACGGCAGCGAACAGGTCGCGCGCGCCTTGCAATTGGCCGTCGAGAATGCCGACGACTGGCTGTCGGCGCCGACGGACGCCACCGGAGGGCCCCAGCAGGAGGCGCCGGGTGATGAGGGCGACGAAGAAGAGACCACGTTCGAGGCCGGCGGACCCTTCGAGACGATCGGCACGGGCAAACCGAAGCGTGAGACGGCCGAAGCCGAACCCGAAGGAGACAAGGCGCAGCGTACGCGGCGCGAGCAGACTTACACGGGGATCTCGGCCGCCGAGGCCAAAGAGCAACTCGCCGAGCTCATCTTGATGGAACGCGAGCTCGAGCGGAAGCTGGCCGAATGTGAAAAGCAGCAGGAGCGCTGGCGCAACCGCCTCGAGTTGGCGCGAGAGTGGAACGAGCAGGACTTGGCCGACGAAGCCAAAGAGATCTTGCGCGGCTATTTGAGCGACGCCGAAGCCCTCGAAGAGGACCTCGTCGACGTGCGCCGTCAAAAGCAAAAGCTCAAGCGCGCCGCCGGTGCATCCGGGCCGAGCTCGGATCGTCGGGCGCTCCCCTCGGGTGACGGTGAGCCCGACCGTGAGCGTCAGGTCGAGGAGCGTTTCCGGAAGATGGAGCTCGACCGCGACCTGGACGACCTCAAAGACAAGATCCGGCG
It encodes:
- a CDS encoding BamA/OMP85 family outer membrane protein, with translation MVTTGPKPYRPLLRRLLLAACALLLVTSCAGDEAAKRDMVVPGRTQLRVASFEITGTEQFDADTIKDGLATQEDAGWRTSISWMPLLGAEPQYFNRIQWRRDLERIRTFYKMRGYFNARIVSENIIESREKGAVRISIRIAEGQPTRVKDLEIEGLEPLNVKARKQVLKSLPLDEGDVFTQETYLTTRKELVDRLRQRSYAYAEISGRAVVNPQTNEAQVFYFLDPGPRAKFGKIYIIGNDEIDAEYVRNTIEIEPGEAYSGEQLEDAQQDIYDMGVFSLVSVLPAHQASGEVLEQAGVTREELEGLDVLGEDEDEEPPEKVYPDIPDDTREGPQQVEEPLEQVGPEVEEDIEEIQEAEAEVPGPLGISDVLASAQEQAESRVALEQSVPIIIRLKEARMWNVELGAGVSIETNRAAVQGQANWSSRNFLGGLRRLEHFNSLGYAWASNTGDVTTAAGPLLFGGRQSEADNEGIFVDSRLEFRQPQFLEPKTTLRATARLRRAIEVGYTVWNPQGTLGIERRFFDDLTIGLNYHLAYYKYSNVGSALLTAPQLGVDFEDEYFLEWLEPRIALDLRDSPINPQAGYFTALSIQNAGSYLLGGDFKFVKVQWGNEGYVPFDLFTRWVLAGRFRVGAIYNREPVEGEAEDTDRVEPVPIENRLYAGGANSLRGLGRNNLSLFRVGAFDPSRPRDIETVEVIPIGGLTLLEASLEPRFRLFKNLADIGPLWGVVFYDVATVVNDQLFYSTPASDALGTQTTDFGDLTSTLITSAGGGFFWLTPVGPVRADFALTLNDLSNDPRFRTCGPASRVQNEVTQTGISDCEFLPVERDPVQQQLNLDYSFFIGIGHSF
- a CDS encoding PAS domain S-box protein; translation: MDGGDDNPKEPRSRTHLRELAQARDFLTKVIEASPDAIVAAECTGDIVLFNGAAEAILGWSADEAVGMHVRNLYPPGDAERIMEMLRSQEHGGPGRLVSRREVVCSKDGRQIPVEISAGIVYEDGREKATVGIFTDLRQRLAMEERLEEATASLERTRRKALLAELAGAAAHELNQPLTSLLGYAEFVAERLAEDSTLQRPVQIIMREGQRIAEIVRKIGRITSYRTKEYVAGAKIVDLDASLFDSDPDFDPSLWLDSEQGESEEP
- a CDS encoding PAS domain-containing sensor histidine kinase produces the protein MPTATPKSAPADSTKKSALQTAVAVMMPALDQVAAIVVVHDEQGFVVACNRAFEQHTGLSTAQLAGERLEAIGEFSCDEQSPGVLDAVLFDADGGEALALKLRECSLGLEAGTALVGHPEQASLSELEDRLAQAQRLMDLGQLATGVAHELKNPLTSILNYADYLLDKYRGQFFEKRDGERLQRIVDGVERMDRFVRDLLQLARTDETLSYESVSVHEAVHSAVGLCAITLDSATISVTSRLEAPEARVCGVRSQLEQVFVNLITNGADAMPAGGGSIEVAVEACDGTVVCRITDDGEGMSESTRERIFEPFFTTRAESDGTGLGLALVRTIVDRHGGEICVESTPGQGTSFIVTLPLAD
- a CDS encoding nucleotide exchange factor GrpE — translated: MIEVLLAIIAIGIAGFTWYAVTARRRQTDLQAQSQQKLGQLRSEHEKRVERMRRKFSDVEARGHLDFAADLLPALDALGQALAESGESADIDALREGLEMVDRELVSVLGKHGIAVVSPCPGDAFDPNVHEAVTIVETEDFEAGSVAECFRPGYVHEDRVLRAAAVSVTKQAVTKQAAVTSQEADDPEDADQAGDREPDEVSPEAVDDEELEGSPETGSSSRL
- a CDS encoding response regulator: MEPTRKVMILDDNILDVMEVEEYLEEGGYQVVKLSSPNGVLSKIDYEQPEILLLDMQMPRLNMEELLEELRGSVEYEDLVIVLFSDMEAETMQQYCINNDINGYFCKSMDVTQIADFLDNFYEI